In the genome of Neodiprion pinetum isolate iyNeoPine1 chromosome 2, iyNeoPine1.2, whole genome shotgun sequence, one region contains:
- the LOC124213258 gene encoding solute carrier family 2, facilitated glucose transporter member 4-like has protein sequence MESKGSFRPSQWKQCLAAFASSLMFNPTTGAIWYHLNLQSTERYFEFIYLVPSVILVTGGAILAAVCSDFCGRKKTMLASSFFAVLEIVAIGGFLPQILREILIFVYLFHLGFTCTAIFLYISEVTSTNIRQTAMVLPLVTVQMIGFFVLSVYQIFDSFRAYQVAHGVTILIRTVLYIAIILLCPETPYYLNSRDRRRETEQSLSFYTGLRYVRKAELIPEPGDNSRVVRYTQQRKDKLREITEMKNIHSFGMIFLLILIKWGIGQHNNASFIQAVMENSGIFHVLIVRFASIVFTIILAIAIILFSKKLSLLAVISISFMATLIGIWIQAPVIISVLIFVKYLGHFIFTGVTWSSVGVSFTTNVRAIAIAIIVSFEMLIGTIVFWIEYQMYQKDPEYHPWYVDVPPAVKSYIDMGTLVVAFILVLIFIPKTIEVQPEEKLENYAVVRFGAVQLSQVPAGVAGPSQPL, from the exons ATGGAGTCAAAAGGCAGCTTTCGGCCATCACAGTGGAAGCAGTGCCTTGCAGCGTTTG caTCATCTCTAATGTTCAATCCAACCACCGGCGCTATTTGGTATCACCTGAATCTGCAGTCCACAGAAAGATATTTCGAGTTCATTTACCTCGTGCCTAGTGTCATCTTAGTCACAGGCGGTGCGATTCTCGCAGCAGTCTGCTCTGATTTTTGTGGACGTAAGAAAACTATGTTAGCGTCATCATTTTTCGCTGTACTTGAAATAGTTGCAATCGGTGGATTTCTTCCGCAAATCTTAAGAGAGATTCTGATCTTCGTTTATTTGTTTCATCTCGGTTTCACCTGCACTgctatttttctttacatttcgGAAGTTACTAGCACCAATATTCGCCAAACCGCAATGGTACTTCCACTGGTAACTGTTCAAATGATAGGATTTTTTGTGCTATCGGTCTATcaaatttttgacagttttcGGGCATATCAGGTTGCACATGGTGTAACTATCTTGATCAGAACAGTATTATACATTGCAATAATTTTACTGTGCCCTGAGACGCCCTATTACTTGAATTCGAGAGATAGGCGCAGAGAAACTGAACAGTCTCTCAGTTTTTATACCGGATTGAGGTACGTCAGAAAAGCAGAACTGATACCGGAACCCGGTGACAATTCGCGAGTGGTGAGGTATACGCAGCAACGGAAAGACAAACTGAGGGAAATcaccgaaatgaaaaatattcacagtttcggaatgatttttttgttaatattgATAAAATGGGGCATTGGACAGCATAACAATGCATCATTTATACAAGCAGTGATGGAAAATAGTggaatttttcatgttttgaTTGTTCGTTTCGCATCAATAGTCTTCACTATCATTCTGGCTATTGCTATAATCCTATTTTCGAAGAAATTATCTCTGTTGGCAGTGATTTCCATCAGTTTCATGGCAACTCTAATCGGAATTTGGATACAAGCTCCTGTGATAATTTCGGTActcatttttgtaaaatacttGGGTCACTTCATCTTTACTGGTGTCACGTGGTCTTCTGTAGGAGTTTCATTCACGACGAATGTCAGGGCCATCGCCATTGCTATTATAGTCAGCTTCGAAATGCTGATAGGTACCATCGTGTTCTGGATTGAGTACCAGATGTATCAAAAAGATCCTGAATATCATCCCTGGTACGTCGATGTACCTCCTGCAGTAAAATCTTACATCGACATGGGGACTCTTGTTGTCGCTTTCATCTTAGTCTTGATTTTCATTCCAAAAACGATCGAGGTGCAGCCTGAGGAAAAGTTAGAAAATTATGCTGTCGTTCGATTCGGAGCTGTGCAGTTATCACAGGTTCCGGCGGGAGTCGCGGGGCCCAGCCAGCCATTGTAG